A single window of Amphiura filiformis chromosome 17, Afil_fr2py, whole genome shotgun sequence DNA harbors:
- the LOC140138045 gene encoding peroxisomal membrane protein 4-like: MAAPMVSHLLGAINGFLASGRYHEALSVLKGLRNGAVYGIKIRAPHALVMTFLFARGSLPDKLRAILRATYTHSRNLASFVFLYKAMLAVMRLIEGKSQHIHPAIAGFVGGYLIWGENNKVNSQINMYLLSRIIFGFVRLLVQKNVIKEPKKDPFPLYAAVVWAIVMWQFETFQGILQPSLQSSMNYLYHDSNIWHNLRDFLIYNK; the protein is encoded by the exons atggcagCGCCCATGGTAAGTCATCTGCTCGGTGCCATCAATGGATTTCTCGCTTCAGGGAGATATCACGAGGCCCTTTCAGTTCTTAAAGGACTTCGGAATGGGGCAGT GTATGGGATCAAGATCAGAGCACCTCATGCCCTGGTGATGACATTTTTGTTTGCACGTGGAAG CTTGCCGGATAAACTACGAGCTATATTGAGAGCGACATACACACATTCACGGAACCTAGCATCATTTGTATTTCTCTACAAGGCTATGTTAGCGGTCATGAGATTAATAGAGGGTAAAAGTCAACATATACATCCAGCTATTGCAGGATTCGTGGGTGGATACCTGATATGGGGAGAAAATAACAAAGTCAACAGTCAG ATCAACATGTATCTTTTATCTCGCATCATATTTGGATTTGTACGACTACTGGTACAAAAGAATGTTATAAAAGAGCCTAAAAAAGATCCCTTCCCACTTTATGCAGCTGTAGTATGGGCCATTGTGATGTGGCAATTTGAGACTTTCCAAGGTATTCTGCAGCCATCTCTGCAGTCGTCCATGAACTACCTCTATCATGATTCTAATATATGGCATAATTTAAGAGACTTTTTAATATACAACAAATAG
- the LOC140138046 gene encoding von Hippel-Lindau disease tumor suppressor-like, whose product MKTKRELESNSATLSRKRCKKMLRSKNSGNKAFVTFFNSTARLIDVIWINFEGDFTSYTPNGLNPGKRIDLHTYEEHPWIFRDRSSGDQLVFCSRNGQHEEVYFPEPWDGSLDYRAPTVNVILPVYGLKERCLQVIRMLVKKEDVSALGSEIPRSLQEDLVCPKPHQISWEAGHEEMDEEE is encoded by the exons ATGAAAACTAAACGAGAATTAGAATCTAATTCTGCAACACTTTCCAGAAAACGGTGCAAGAAAATGTTGAGGTCAAAAAACAGTGGCAATAAGGCATTCGTAACATTTTTCAACAGTACTGCTCGTTTAATTGACGTTATTTGGATTAATTTTGAGGGTGATTTTACAAGTTACACGCCCAATGGTTTGAACCCCGGCAAGAGAATAGATCTGCATACTTATGAAGAGCATCCATGGATTTTCAG AGATCGTTCCTCAGGTGACCAGCTGGTATTTTGTAGTAGAAACGGTCAACATGAAGAGGTGTATTTCCCTGAACCATGGGATGGTAGTTTAGACTACAGAGCACCAACTGTTAATGTTATTTTACCAG TTTATGGTTTAAAAGAGAGGTGCCTACAGGTCATTCGAATGCTTGTGAAAAAAGAGGATGTTTCAGCCTTGGGCTCTGAAATTCCCAGGTCTTTACAGGAGGACTTGGTTTGTCCAAAACCACATCAAATTAGTTGGGAAGCTGGACATGAAGAAATGGATGAAGAAGAATGA